A single window of [Clostridium] hylemonae DSM 15053 DNA harbors:
- a CDS encoding aminoacyl-histidine dipeptidase encodes MAVLDQLEPKKVFQFFEELCQIPHGTFDTKRISDHCVAFARERGLEAAQDDANNVIIRKPGTKGYENSEPVILQGHVDMVCEKKPGSSHDFSREGLELYIEDGYVKAKDTTLGGDDGIAVAMIMALLDSNDIPHPPIEAVFTTDEEVGMGGAMAIDLSVLKGRKLINIDSEEEGILTTGCAGGFRYETLIPVHRERKTGTIVTLKIHGLQGGHSGIEIHKQRGNAHKMMGRLLNHIGKSVEIGLAEINGGSKDNVIAMESTAEILVADKDAAAVKAMADEMKAVWDNEFMGDEPGLAVEADTSADSTVDVCDKAGTERVISYLVTCPYGVQGYSRKLKGLVETSMNIGILETAADHVKTVYLARSSVESKKQEMKEVLAACAKTAGGEGQCYNEYPAWQFNPDSELRQIMEDVYEDMFGKKPEVTTVHAGLECGLFLGKKPDLDCVSFGPDIMDVHSFNERLGIESTARSWKYLQAVLAKCK; translated from the coding sequence ATGGCAGTATTAGATCAGCTAGAACCAAAGAAAGTATTTCAGTTTTTTGAAGAGTTGTGTCAGATCCCGCACGGTACTTTTGATACGAAACGTATCAGTGATCACTGTGTCGCATTCGCCAGAGAACGGGGACTGGAAGCTGCGCAGGATGATGCAAACAACGTGATCATCAGAAAACCGGGTACTAAAGGATATGAAAACAGCGAGCCGGTCATTCTTCAGGGACATGTAGATATGGTGTGTGAGAAAAAACCGGGCTCGTCTCATGACTTTTCCCGGGAAGGGCTTGAACTGTATATCGAGGATGGATATGTAAAAGCAAAAGATACCACATTAGGCGGGGACGATGGTATCGCAGTTGCAATGATCATGGCACTTCTGGACAGCAATGATATACCTCATCCTCCGATCGAAGCAGTATTTACCACAGATGAGGAAGTCGGCATGGGTGGGGCCATGGCTATAGACTTATCTGTACTGAAAGGAAGAAAACTGATCAACATCGATTCTGAGGAGGAAGGGATCCTCACGACAGGCTGTGCCGGAGGATTTCGCTATGAGACTCTCATTCCGGTCCACAGAGAGCGTAAGACAGGAACGATCGTGACACTTAAGATCCACGGACTCCAGGGCGGACATTCAGGTATCGAGATACATAAGCAGCGCGGCAATGCGCACAAGATGATGGGGCGTCTTTTGAACCACATAGGAAAGAGCGTTGAGATCGGTCTCGCAGAGATAAACGGAGGATCCAAGGACAACGTCATCGCAATGGAATCAACCGCGGAGATCCTTGTGGCAGACAAAGATGCAGCCGCCGTAAAGGCCATGGCTGACGAGATGAAAGCAGTGTGGGACAACGAATTCATGGGAGATGAGCCGGGCCTGGCAGTTGAGGCAGATACTTCGGCAGATTCCACCGTAGACGTGTGCGACAAGGCAGGCACAGAGCGTGTCATCTCTTATCTTGTGACTTGTCCGTATGGCGTTCAGGGTTACAGCAGGAAGCTGAAAGGTCTTGTGGAGACATCGATGAATATCGGTATTCTGGAGACGGCAGCCGACCATGTCAAGACGGTATATCTGGCAAGAAGTTCTGTGGAGAGCAAAAAACAGGAGATGAAGGAAGTGCTGGCCGCATGTGCGAAGACTGCAGGGGGAGAAGGACAATGCTACAACGAATATCCTGCATGGCAGTTCAATCCGGATTCCGAACTCCGCCAGATCATGGAAGATGTATATGAAGATATGTTCGGAAAGAAACCGGAAGTGACTACTGTGCACGCCGGACTGGAGTGCGGACTTTTTCTCGGAAAGAAACCGGATCTCGACTGTGTATCTTTCGGCCCGGATATCATGGATGTACATTCCTTCAACGAGCGCCTTGGCATAGAATCCACTGCCCGCTCATGGAAATATCTGCAGGCAGTGCTTGCAAAGTGCAAATAA
- a CDS encoding CD3073 family putative ECF transporter S component: MNREISGTTKLMMCGLAIAVNIVLGIVMAAAKFPVYLDTIGTIFIAVYFGPWYGAAVGGATNFLTALLYGMSDMPFMLVNIAVGLVIGLLFCKVKFTFLNVVIAGIIAGIVAPVIGTPIGIAVYGGLTGTISDVAVIWLKQSGASIFTASFLPKLANNLVDKTGSCLLIFLLVKAMPGALKPKCWMRKRAEA; this comes from the coding sequence ATGAACAGAGAGATTTCCGGCACAACAAAACTGATGATGTGCGGTCTGGCCATCGCGGTCAACATTGTACTCGGCATTGTCATGGCTGCAGCCAAATTTCCGGTATATCTGGATACGATCGGCACAATATTTATCGCAGTTTATTTCGGTCCGTGGTATGGCGCTGCGGTCGGGGGAGCAACCAACTTTCTCACCGCGCTTTTGTACGGTATGAGTGATATGCCGTTTATGCTCGTCAATATCGCTGTTGGACTCGTTATCGGTCTGCTGTTTTGCAAAGTGAAGTTCACATTTCTGAATGTAGTGATCGCCGGAATCATAGCCGGGATCGTAGCTCCTGTCATCGGTACGCCGATAGGGATCGCTGTATACGGCGGATTGACAGGAACAATTTCCGATGTGGCTGTAATATGGCTGAAACAAAGCGGCGCAAGTATATTTACAGCTTCTTTTCTTCCGAAACTTGCCAATAACCTGGTCGACAAAACAGGTTCGTGTCTCCTCATTTTCCTGCTCGTAAAAGCAATGCCGGGAGCACTGAAGCCAAAGTGCTGGATGAGAAAAAGAGCTGAGGCGTAA
- a CDS encoding pseudouridine synthase, whose product MIRLDKYLADMGIGTRQEVKKHIRQGKVKVDAAVVKSPEYKVNEKESTVLYGDSPVRYEAFVYYMLNKPAGVISATEDRREKTVVDLIKTKERKDLFPAGRLDKDTEGLLLITNDGKLAHSLLSPKKHVDKTYYARVKGIVTEEDARAFAEGIDIGTSALPEWTRPAVLEIISSGQESAVRLTIQEGKFHQVKRMFLARGKEVVYLKRERMGGLVLDSSLKPGEYRKLTDEELRNIYGTDRHAEGHGSDYI is encoded by the coding sequence ATGATAAGGCTCGACAAATACCTGGCGGATATGGGCATCGGCACACGTCAGGAAGTAAAAAAGCACATCCGCCAGGGAAAAGTGAAGGTGGACGCGGCAGTGGTCAAATCTCCGGAATATAAAGTAAACGAAAAAGAGAGCACTGTATTGTACGGGGACAGCCCGGTGCGGTATGAAGCTTTTGTGTACTACATGCTGAACAAACCGGCCGGAGTCATATCTGCGACAGAAGACCGCAGGGAGAAGACCGTAGTTGACCTCATAAAGACAAAAGAAAGAAAGGATCTGTTCCCTGCAGGCAGACTCGACAAAGATACAGAAGGCCTGCTTCTGATAACGAACGACGGTAAACTGGCTCACAGCCTTCTGTCGCCGAAGAAGCATGTGGACAAGACATATTATGCCAGGGTAAAGGGCATCGTCACAGAAGAAGATGCGCGGGCTTTCGCAGAAGGCATTGATATAGGAACTTCTGCTTTGCCGGAATGGACAAGACCCGCGGTGCTGGAAATTATATCCAGTGGACAGGAATCGGCGGTACGGCTTACCATACAGGAGGGGAAATTCCACCAGGTAAAGCGTATGTTTCTGGCGAGAGGGAAGGAAGTCGTCTACCTGAAGCGGGAGCGGATGGGCGGACTCGTCCTCGACAGTTCACTGAAGCCGGGAGAATACCGCAAACTTACAGATGAGGAGTTAAGGAATATATATGGAACAGACAGACATGCTGAAGGACACGGAAGCGATTATATTTGA
- a CDS encoding CD3072 family TudS-related putative desulfidase encodes MIQKIIIVSHCFFNDAAKLRNQNIEEMTAERRDKREFLTYLLSEGYEIIQLPCPEFLLYGSRRWGHAASQFDTPHFRAEARRMLEPVVMQLEEYNAFPDRYELTGIIGIDGSPSCGIDFTYDGDWGGEFGSKESVSPVPGTLNKVSSPGIFMHILKEMLSEKHLFVEFYSIDTFMSAR; translated from the coding sequence ATGATACAGAAAATTATAATTGTGAGCCACTGCTTTTTCAATGATGCAGCAAAGCTCAGAAATCAGAATATTGAGGAGATGACAGCCGAGAGGAGGGACAAGAGGGAATTCCTCACCTATCTTCTGTCAGAAGGATATGAGATCATACAGCTGCCCTGTCCGGAGTTTTTACTTTACGGAAGCCGCCGCTGGGGACATGCTGCCTCCCAGTTTGATACGCCTCATTTCCGGGCGGAAGCGCGCAGGATGCTGGAGCCGGTCGTTATGCAGCTGGAGGAATACAATGCATTCCCGGACAGGTATGAGCTGACCGGTATCATCGGTATTGACGGGAGTCCAAGCTGCGGCATTGATTTCACTTATGACGGTGACTGGGGCGGGGAGTTCGGCAGCAAAGAGTCGGTTTCCCCGGTTCCTGGCACATTGAACAAAGTCAGCTCCCCCGGTATCTTTATGCACATATTAAAAGAGATGCTTAGCGAGAAGCACCTCTTCGTTGAATTCTATTCTATCGATACCTTTATGTCCGCGCGCTAA
- a CDS encoding RluA family pseudouridine synthase — MKIIIIKPNESEQRLDKFLKKYMNRAPGSFLYKMLRKKNITLNGRRAGGNEKLHTGDEVRLFLSDETIEKFTGDDEPVAGAKGRNTTLDIIYEDSHVLFVNKPAGMLSQKAEKTDISLVEHIISYLLDSGQLTREELRTFRPSVCNRLDRNTSGLVAAGKTLAGLQMFGSLFRDRNLRKYYLCIVKGKVDKPSHIKGYLIKNEQTNEVRIVTSGEAEKAAPIETEYIPLAYSREHSLLRVHLITGRTHQIRAHLAYVSHPLCGDYKYGDRDVNERYRKKYGVTSQMLHSYELVLPVLEGEFAALSERTFRAPVPALFQKVIKETAWEHGTQEALEVLHWKI, encoded by the coding sequence ATGAAAATCATAATAATCAAACCAAATGAATCGGAGCAGAGACTTGACAAATTTTTAAAAAAATATATGAACCGTGCGCCGGGAAGTTTCCTGTATAAGATGCTCCGCAAAAAAAATATAACATTGAACGGCCGCCGGGCCGGCGGAAACGAGAAACTGCACACAGGAGATGAAGTCAGACTTTTTCTGTCGGATGAGACCATTGAAAAATTTACCGGGGATGACGAGCCGGTTGCAGGCGCAAAAGGCAGAAATACCACGCTTGATATTATCTACGAAGACAGTCATGTCCTATTTGTGAACAAGCCGGCCGGCATGCTGTCACAGAAAGCTGAAAAAACAGACATCTCTCTCGTTGAGCATATCATCTCGTATCTGCTGGACAGCGGACAGCTTACGCGGGAGGAGCTCCGGACCTTCCGCCCGTCCGTCTGCAACAGGCTGGACCGCAATACGAGCGGCCTTGTGGCGGCGGGGAAAACACTGGCCGGGCTTCAGATGTTCGGCAGCCTTTTCCGGGACAGAAACCTGCGAAAATACTATCTCTGTATCGTAAAAGGCAAAGTAGACAAGCCGTCCCATATCAAAGGATATCTTATCAAAAATGAACAGACGAATGAAGTGAGGATCGTAACGTCCGGGGAGGCTGAAAAAGCGGCGCCCATAGAGACGGAGTATATCCCTCTGGCGTACAGCAGGGAGCATTCGCTTCTCAGGGTACATCTGATCACCGGACGTACCCATCAGATACGGGCACATCTGGCTTACGTATCCCACCCGCTGTGCGGTGACTATAAATACGGAGACAGGGATGTGAATGAGCGGTATAGAAAGAAATACGGCGTCACATCACAGATGCTCCACTCATATGAGCTTGTCCTTCCTGTGCTGGAAGGCGAGTTTGCGGCACTTTCAGAAAGGACCTTCCGGGCGCCGGTGCCGGCCTTATTTCAAAAAGTGATAAAGGAGACAGCATGGGAACATGGAACTCAAGAGGCCTTAGAGGTTCTACACTGGAAGATTTGA
- a CDS encoding YgiQ family radical SAM protein, with the protein MIKGFLPICRRDMEERGWERPDFVYVSGDAYVDHPSFGHAIITRTLEAYGYKVAIIPQPDWKDKTSITEFGEPRLGFFVSAGNMDSMVNHYTVSKKKRKTDAFTPGGVMGKRPDYATVVYCNLIRQVYKKTPVIIGGIEASLRRLAHYDYWSDKLKRSILLDSGADLISYGMGELSVVEIAEALDAGIEVKDITYIPGTVCKVKDLESVYDAVVLPSFDDLKRDRLNYAKSFYTQYCNTDPFAGKRLVEPYGEHQYVVQNPPSRPLTQSEMDRVYSYPYMRTYHPSYEKDNGVPAISEVKFSLVSNRGCFGGCSFCALTFHQGRIMQVRSHESLLAEANQFIWEEDFKGYIHDVGGPTANFRHPSCDKQLRTGVCTKRQCLFPKPCGNLKVDHKDYIVLLRKLRELPKVKKVFIRSGIRFDYVMADKDDTFFRELCQYHVSGQLKVAPEHVSDAVLSKMGKPENRVYQSFVSKYKKINNDIGKEQYLVPYLMSSHPGSTMKEAVELAEYLRDLGYMPEQVQDFYPTPSTISTCMYYTGVDPRDMKPVYVPKNPHEKAMQRALIQYRNPKNHELVLEALKKAGRMDLVGFDRHCLIRPRHSGSDKATKPGNGPNRQENRTARKKKTIRNVHKKKKTR; encoded by the coding sequence ATGATAAAAGGATTTTTACCGATCTGCAGACGAGATATGGAAGAGCGGGGATGGGAACGTCCGGATTTTGTCTATGTGTCCGGGGATGCCTATGTGGACCACCCGTCTTTTGGCCATGCGATCATTACGAGAACGCTGGAAGCATACGGATATAAAGTGGCCATCATACCGCAGCCGGACTGGAAGGACAAGACGAGCATCACAGAGTTCGGTGAACCCAGGCTCGGCTTTTTCGTGTCTGCCGGCAACATGGATTCTATGGTGAACCATTACACCGTCTCCAAAAAGAAGCGGAAGACAGATGCGTTCACCCCGGGAGGCGTGATGGGAAAGCGCCCGGACTACGCCACTGTCGTATACTGTAATCTCATCCGTCAGGTGTACAAAAAGACGCCGGTCATCATCGGAGGGATCGAAGCGAGTCTGAGAAGACTGGCCCATTATGATTACTGGTCCGATAAATTAAAACGCTCCATCCTGCTTGACTCCGGCGCAGATCTTATTTCCTACGGGATGGGCGAACTGTCTGTCGTAGAGATAGCAGAGGCACTCGATGCCGGAATTGAAGTAAAGGATATCACCTACATCCCCGGAACGGTATGCAAGGTAAAGGATTTAGAGAGCGTATACGACGCGGTCGTGCTGCCATCCTTTGATGATCTGAAAAGAGACAGGCTTAATTATGCAAAAAGCTTTTACACGCAGTACTGCAATACAGACCCGTTTGCGGGGAAGAGACTCGTAGAGCCTTACGGAGAACATCAATATGTCGTGCAGAATCCACCGTCGAGACCGCTTACCCAGTCGGAAATGGACCGTGTGTACAGCTATCCGTATATGAGGACCTATCATCCGTCCTATGAAAAAGACAACGGGGTGCCTGCCATTTCTGAGGTGAAGTTCAGTCTTGTGAGCAACCGGGGCTGTTTCGGAGGATGCAGCTTCTGCGCGCTGACATTTCATCAGGGAAGGATCATGCAGGTGCGCAGCCATGAGTCGCTGCTGGCCGAGGCAAACCAGTTTATATGGGAAGAAGATTTTAAAGGATATATACATGATGTAGGCGGTCCGACGGCGAACTTCCGACACCCTTCCTGCGACAAACAGCTGAGAACCGGGGTGTGCACAAAGCGGCAGTGCCTCTTCCCAAAGCCGTGCGGGAATCTGAAAGTGGATCACAAAGATTACATCGTGCTGCTCAGAAAACTGAGGGAACTGCCGAAAGTGAAAAAAGTATTCATCCGTTCCGGCATCCGTTTCGATTATGTGATGGCAGATAAAGACGATACTTTTTTCCGGGAGCTGTGCCAGTACCACGTCAGCGGACAGCTCAAAGTTGCGCCCGAGCATGTGTCAGACGCGGTCCTGTCGAAGATGGGGAAACCGGAGAACCGTGTGTATCAATCCTTTGTCAGTAAATACAAAAAGATAAATAATGATATAGGAAAAGAGCAGTATCTCGTCCCGTATCTCATGTCTTCACATCCCGGCTCTACGATGAAGGAGGCGGTGGAACTGGCAGAATACTTAAGAGATCTGGGATATATGCCGGAGCAGGTGCAGGACTTTTATCCGACGCCGTCCACGATCTCTACGTGTATGTATTATACCGGTGTTGATCCGAGGGATATGAAGCCGGTATATGTACCGAAAAATCCGCACGAGAAGGCGATGCAGCGGGCGCTGATCCAGTACCGGAACCCGAAAAACCACGAATTGGTCCTCGAGGCGCTGAAAAAGGCAGGCCGCATGGATCTGGTCGGGTTTGACAGACACTGTCTCATCCGTCCGAGGCATTCGGGAAGCGATAAAGCGACTAAGCCCGGAAACGGACCAAACAGACAGGAGAACAGAACTGCCAGAAAGAAAAAGACGATACGAAACGTTCACAAAAAAAAGAAAACGAGATAG
- a CDS encoding RsmF rRNA methyltransferase first C-terminal domain-containing protein: MNLPCAFEDKMKELLAGEYPDYIACYEEPRYYGLRVNTNKITTEEFKKICPFDITPVPWIPNGFYYDGETVSPSKHPYYFAGLYYLQEPSAMTPASRLPVNPGEKVLDLCAAPGGKATELGAELCGTGVLAANDISSSRAKGLLKNVEVFGIGNMLILSEEPGRLSGYFPGYFDKILIDAPCSGEGMFRKDRKMVRAWEEHGPEFFSSIQKSIIVQAADMLRPGGMMMYSTCTFDGRENEQTVEHLLKNRPEFEIMDMEPYEGFSPGRPELSETHCPELVRTVRIFPHHMKGEGHYLALLKKNGSAAAEKSAVPGKRNGTVLPSELAEFMENVSWKLKESRIDIRGERIYYMPEGLPDLRGVRFLRTGLLLGELKKKRFEPSQALAMHLKKDDYKETLDFSAGDERVSRYLKGETLHLDDMVSDRSKGWYLVCVDGYPLGWGKLSQGTLKNKYLPGWRLC; encoded by the coding sequence ATGAATCTGCCCTGTGCATTTGAAGATAAGATGAAGGAACTCCTTGCCGGGGAGTATCCTGATTATATAGCCTGTTATGAGGAGCCAAGATACTATGGGCTTCGTGTCAATACAAATAAAATAACGACAGAAGAATTTAAAAAAATCTGCCCTTTTGACATTACGCCCGTACCGTGGATCCCAAACGGATTTTATTATGACGGGGAAACAGTGTCTCCGTCAAAGCATCCGTACTATTTTGCGGGTCTTTATTATCTGCAGGAACCAAGCGCAATGACGCCTGCCAGCCGCCTTCCGGTCAATCCGGGCGAAAAAGTGCTGGACCTTTGTGCCGCGCCGGGAGGAAAAGCCACGGAACTGGGGGCAGAGCTCTGCGGCACAGGTGTGCTTGCGGCCAATGATATCAGCAGTTCAAGGGCAAAAGGGCTGCTGAAAAATGTGGAAGTCTTCGGCATTGGAAATATGCTCATCCTGAGCGAAGAACCAGGCAGACTTTCCGGATATTTCCCCGGATATTTTGACAAAATACTCATCGACGCCCCGTGCTCCGGGGAAGGAATGTTCCGCAAGGACAGGAAAATGGTGCGGGCATGGGAAGAACACGGACCGGAATTCTTCAGCAGCATCCAGAAGAGTATTATCGTCCAGGCTGCAGATATGCTCAGGCCCGGCGGTATGATGATGTATTCGACCTGTACGTTTGACGGGCGGGAGAATGAACAGACAGTGGAGCATCTCTTAAAGAACCGGCCGGAATTTGAGATAATGGATATGGAGCCGTATGAGGGGTTCAGCCCGGGACGTCCGGAGCTGTCAGAGACACACTGCCCGGAACTAGTTAGGACCGTACGTATCTTTCCTCATCATATGAAAGGGGAAGGACACTATCTGGCGCTTTTAAAAAAGAACGGAAGCGCAGCTGCAGAAAAGAGCGCGGTGCCGGGAAAACGAAACGGTACTGTCCTGCCGTCTGAGCTTGCAGAGTTTATGGAAAATGTATCGTGGAAACTAAAGGAGAGCAGAATTGATATAAGGGGAGAACGTATATATTATATGCCGGAAGGGCTCCCCGACTTAAGAGGCGTTCGCTTTCTGCGGACAGGCCTTCTGCTCGGAGAACTGAAAAAGAAACGGTTTGAGCCGAGCCAGGCGCTGGCCATGCATTTGAAAAAAGATGATTACAAAGAGACACTTGACTTTTCTGCCGGGGATGAACGGGTGTCCAGATATCTGAAAGGGGAAACGCTCCATCTGGACGACATGGTGTCTGACAGAAGCAAGGGCTGGTATCTCGTCTGTGTGGACGGTTATCCGCTCGGATGGGGCAAGCTCTCACAGGGGACGCTTAAGAATAAATATCTTCCGGGATGGAGGCTGTGCTGA
- a CDS encoding HAD family hydrolase: MLKDTEAIIFDMDGTLIDSMWIWPSVDDDYLCKYHLDKPDDFHEMMEGKSYVEVAQLFLDLFPGLDRTLQEVMDEWMDMTYDRYTHSVELKEGAHEFILDMRAEGRKIGIATSNAGTLADAALNALDVRGLFDSVHSACEVERGKPSPDVYLLVAEELKVPPERCLVFEDVPMGILAGKRAGMKVCGVDDEFSRPQESRKKELADYYIQTYYDIRKGTYEVLT; this comes from the coding sequence ATGCTGAAGGACACGGAAGCGATTATATTTGATATGGACGGGACGCTCATAGATTCCATGTGGATATGGCCGTCCGTTGACGACGATTATCTCTGCAAGTATCATCTGGATAAGCCGGATGATTTTCATGAAATGATGGAAGGGAAAAGTTATGTTGAAGTGGCCCAGCTTTTTCTGGATCTCTTTCCCGGGCTTGACCGGACGCTTCAGGAAGTTATGGATGAGTGGATGGATATGACATATGACAGATATACCCATTCTGTGGAACTGAAAGAGGGGGCGCATGAGTTTATTCTGGACATGCGCGCTGAGGGCAGAAAAATAGGGATTGCCACAAGCAATGCAGGCACGCTGGCGGACGCGGCGTTGAACGCGCTGGATGTGCGCGGTCTGTTCGACTCGGTGCACAGTGCATGTGAAGTGGAAAGAGGAAAACCGTCGCCGGACGTGTATCTGCTCGTGGCGGAAGAACTGAAGGTACCGCCAGAGCGATGTCTCGTCTTTGAGGATGTCCCGATGGGAATACTGGCGGGCAAGAGAGCCGGAATGAAAGTGTGCGGGGTGGACGACGAATTTTCCAGGCCGCAGGAGTCCAGGAAGAAAGAACTGGCCGATTATTACATACAGACTTATTATGATATAAGAAAAGGAACTTACGAGGTATTGACATGA
- a CDS encoding M23 family metallopeptidase: MKRIRPGRILLLLLLTALFTVLLTGHIYDRAVRNRMKKETIADLTYRTEFYSDSMREEKEKLSKGCRELLENVENEVSYFPIPESTVDKSLTVSFVDSWMAERKYNGTSGHEGTDIMAGENERGLYPVLSMTDGTITNLGWLEKGGYRVGITSDSGTYYYYAHLDSYGNIHKGDKVKAGQFIGYMGDSGYGEEGTTGQFDVHLHLGIYSYKTGEEISVNPYYVLLSLENKKLKYSYS; this comes from the coding sequence ATGAAACGTATCAGACCTGGCAGGATCCTGCTGCTTTTGCTGCTCACCGCACTTTTTACCGTGCTCCTTACCGGGCACATATATGACCGGGCTGTCCGCAACAGAATGAAGAAAGAGACGATAGCAGACCTTACATACCGCACAGAATTTTATTCAGACTCCATGCGCGAAGAGAAGGAGAAGCTTTCCAAAGGATGCAGAGAACTGCTCGAAAATGTGGAAAACGAAGTGAGTTATTTTCCGATTCCCGAGTCCACTGTGGACAAATCGCTCACGGTATCTTTTGTGGATTCATGGATGGCGGAGCGGAAATATAACGGAACGAGCGGACATGAGGGGACGGATATCATGGCAGGAGAGAATGAAAGAGGACTTTATCCGGTACTCAGTATGACGGATGGAACAATAACAAACCTCGGATGGCTGGAAAAAGGAGGGTACCGCGTCGGAATCACGTCCGATAGTGGTACTTATTATTACTACGCACATCTTGACTCGTACGGAAATATACATAAAGGCGACAAGGTCAAGGCAGGCCAGTTCATTGGATATATGGGAGATTCCGGATACGGTGAGGAGGGGACGACCGGCCAGTTCGACGTCCATCTGCATCTTGGAATATACTCCTATAAGACAGGGGAAGAAATCAGCGTGAATCCTTATTATGTACTGCTGTCACTGGAAAATAAGAAATTAAAATATTCTTATTCCTAG
- a CDS encoding SDR family NAD(P)-dependent oxidoreductase gives MRIAIITGASSGIGREFARQIPKLYRQLDEIWVAARSTDKLKELEKELPLPVRIFDGDLTRDYIYERIGRELERKSADIRMLVNAAGYGLIGEAAKLDMKSQAGMIDLNCRALTKMTLMCIPYMSAGSRILQIASAAAFAPQPDFAVYAATKSYVYSFARGTGSELKRKGIVTTVVCPGPVDTAFFERAGASGSDFKQKFMSGPKDVVHKALADSAARREVSVYGAAMKAARAAAKLLPSRLVILLMKTGSKKAE, from the coding sequence ATGAGAATAGCAATTATTACAGGCGCATCTTCCGGTATTGGCCGGGAGTTTGCCAGGCAGATACCTAAGCTTTACAGGCAGCTGGATGAAATATGGGTGGCTGCGAGAAGTACCGATAAGCTGAAAGAACTGGAAAAAGAGCTTCCGCTTCCTGTGCGTATCTTTGACGGGGATCTGACGAGAGATTATATATACGAGCGGATCGGCAGGGAACTGGAACGGAAGTCCGCCGATATCCGCATGCTTGTCAACGCGGCAGGGTACGGTCTGATCGGTGAGGCGGCGAAACTGGATATGAAGTCACAGGCGGGCATGATCGACTTAAACTGCAGGGCTCTGACGAAGATGACGCTTATGTGCATACCATACATGTCCGCGGGCAGCCGTATCTTACAGATCGCATCTGCCGCAGCGTTCGCTCCGCAGCCGGACTTTGCCGTCTATGCGGCGACTAAATCTTATGTATACAGTTTTGCCAGGGGAACAGGCAGCGAACTGAAGCGCAAGGGCATCGTGACGACAGTGGTCTGTCCCGGCCCTGTAGATACAGCCTTTTTTGAGCGCGCAGGAGCATCCGGCAGTGATTTTAAGCAAAAATTTATGTCCGGTCCAAAGGACGTCGTGCATAAGGCGCTCGCAGATTCCGCCGCAAGACGGGAGGTATCCGTGTACGGAGCTGCCATGAAAGCGGCAAGGGCAGCTGCCAAGCTGCTCCCGTCCAGGCTGGTGATCCTGTTGATGAAGACAGGAAGTAAAAAAGCAGAATAA
- a CDS encoding Holliday junction resolvase RecU, producing the protein MGTWNSRGLRGSTLEDLINRTNERYLEKDLALIQKIPTPITPVKMDKEHRQITLAYFDQRSTVDYIGVVQGIPVCFDAKECVADTFPLQNIHEHQVAFMGSYEKQGGMAFLIIYFSARNILYYMRFCEMQGFWERAKNGGRKSFRFDELDPRFLLELKNGCFVPYLDAMNLDLELREKLDKE; encoded by the coding sequence ATGGGAACATGGAACTCAAGAGGCCTTAGAGGTTCTACACTGGAAGATTTGATAAACCGTACAAATGAACGGTATCTGGAGAAAGATCTGGCACTTATACAGAAGATCCCGACGCCGATCACTCCGGTAAAAATGGATAAGGAACACCGGCAGATCACACTGGCTTATTTTGACCAGCGCAGTACGGTGGACTATATCGGCGTGGTACAGGGAATTCCTGTCTGCTTTGACGCGAAAGAGTGTGTGGCCGACACCTTTCCGCTTCAGAATATCCATGAGCACCAGGTGGCGTTCATGGGCAGCTATGAGAAGCAGGGGGGAATGGCCTTTCTCATCATCTATTTTTCGGCCAGAAATATATTGTATTACATGCGCTTTTGTGAGATGCAGGGATTCTGGGAGCGGGCGAAAAACGGAGGAAGAAAAAGCTTCCGGTTTGACGAGCTGGATCCACGCTTCCTGCTTGAATTAAAAAATGGCTGTTTCGTCCCGTATCTGGATGCCATGAATCTGGATCTGGAGCTGAGGGAGAAACTTGACAAAGAATAA